From a single Rhizobium lusitanum genomic region:
- a CDS encoding lytic murein transglycosylase, with product MRITKSGMAALLAGGLLLVTPFAANAASCSNTSAGFDNWVSEFKQEAQGRGISQSTLDRAFANVHYNQPTIRADRGQKSFKLSFDEFMKKRGGQTIINRGKSMKQANAALFSRIEKRYGVPPGPIIAIWGMETGFGSFMGDQNTLSAVSTLAFDCRRSAYFTDQLYAALKLVGEGYLSPSARGAAHGEIGQTQFMPKNVVLYGVDGDGDGKVDLVGSRADALSSTANFLKGHGWQAGAPYQPGETNFAAIGGWNDARVYQQAIAFIGKQIDGQ from the coding sequence ATGCGCATCACTAAGTCTGGAATGGCAGCTCTCTTGGCAGGCGGGTTGTTGTTGGTCACGCCGTTTGCGGCAAACGCGGCATCCTGTAGCAACACATCAGCCGGTTTCGACAACTGGGTTAGCGAGTTCAAGCAGGAAGCGCAGGGCCGGGGCATCAGCCAGTCCACACTCGATCGCGCCTTCGCCAACGTCCACTACAATCAGCCGACCATCCGCGCCGACCGCGGCCAGAAGAGCTTCAAGCTCTCCTTCGATGAATTCATGAAGAAGCGCGGTGGTCAGACGATCATCAACCGCGGCAAGAGCATGAAGCAGGCTAACGCCGCTCTGTTCTCGAGGATCGAAAAGCGTTACGGCGTCCCCCCCGGCCCGATCATCGCCATCTGGGGCATGGAAACCGGTTTCGGCAGCTTCATGGGCGATCAGAATACGCTTTCGGCCGTGTCCACGCTTGCCTTTGACTGCCGCCGCTCCGCCTACTTCACCGATCAGCTCTATGCCGCCCTCAAGCTTGTCGGCGAAGGCTATCTCAGCCCATCCGCTCGCGGCGCCGCCCATGGCGAAATCGGCCAGACGCAGTTCATGCCGAAGAATGTCGTGCTGTATGGCGTCGACGGCGACGGCGACGGCAAGGTCGATCTCGTCGGCTCGCGCGCCGACGCGCTCTCGTCGACCGCAAACTTCCTGAAGGGCCATGGCTGGCAGGCAGGCGCTCCCTATCAGCCAGGCGAGACGAATTTCGCGGCTATCGGCGGCTGGAACGATGCAAGGGTCTATCAGCAGGCGATCGCCTTTATCGGCAAGCAGATCGACGGCCAGTAA
- a CDS encoding carbonic anhydrase, giving the protein MDSFPNSLLSGYRNFMSGRYVDERERYRSLAESGQSPSTLVIACSDSRAAPEIIFDAGPGELFVIRNVANMVPPYEPDGHFHATSAALEFAVQSLKVSDIVVMGHGRCGGIRAALDPNAEPLSPGDFIGRWMGLLKPAAEQIQSNDIMTQAERQTALERISIRNSLDNLRSFPDIKVLEEEGKLNLHGAWFDISTGELWVMDAETRDFIRPEA; this is encoded by the coding sequence ATGGACAGCTTTCCCAACTCCCTTCTGAGCGGTTATCGCAACTTCATGAGCGGGCGCTATGTCGATGAGCGCGAGCGCTATCGCAGTCTCGCCGAGAGCGGCCAGAGCCCATCGACCCTGGTGATTGCCTGTAGCGACTCCCGTGCTGCGCCGGAGATTATCTTCGATGCCGGCCCGGGAGAGCTTTTCGTCATCCGCAACGTCGCCAATATGGTGCCGCCCTATGAACCGGACGGCCATTTCCATGCGACGTCGGCAGCACTTGAATTCGCGGTGCAGTCGCTGAAGGTCTCCGACATCGTCGTCATGGGTCATGGCCGTTGCGGCGGCATCCGCGCAGCACTCGATCCCAATGCCGAGCCGCTCTCGCCGGGCGATTTCATCGGTCGGTGGATGGGGCTTCTCAAGCCCGCTGCAGAGCAGATCCAGAGCAATGATATCATGACACAGGCCGAGCGGCAGACGGCGCTGGAGCGCATCTCCATCCGCAATTCGCTCGACAATCTGCGCAGCTTTCCGGATATCAAGGTGCTGGAAGAAGAAGGAAAATTGAACCTGCACGGCGCCTGGTTCGATATCTCGACCGGCGAGCTGTGGGTGATGGACGCAGAGACCCGCGACTTTATTCGCCCCGAAGCCTGA
- the pdxY gene encoding pyridoxal kinase PdxY produces the protein MSDNSAGAVIVISSHVVRGSVGNRAAVFALETLGHPVWALPTVVLPWHPGHGRSTRLTFNEDDFDHAIDDLIAAPWLTEVKAVLSGYFGNAAQARSVARLVRALREKNPDLFYACDPVIGDAGGLYVPEATAEAIRDQLIPLASLATPNRYELAWLAGAPLEDNNAVMEAALALGPSRMLVTSAVPMMAGGIGNLYLSGRNALLAEHRSIDNAPNGLGDLLSALFLSRLLSGMDEERALQMTTASVYEVLARAVKRGSDELTLAADASSLSTPMAMVQMRRLMHPAQRKR, from the coding sequence ATGTCGGACAATTCGGCGGGCGCCGTTATCGTCATCTCCAGCCATGTCGTTAGAGGCTCCGTCGGCAATCGTGCCGCCGTCTTCGCGCTGGAAACCCTCGGCCATCCCGTCTGGGCGCTGCCAACCGTCGTTCTTCCCTGGCATCCCGGCCATGGCCGCTCGACGCGGCTGACTTTCAATGAAGATGATTTCGACCACGCGATCGACGATCTCATCGCCGCGCCCTGGCTGACGGAGGTTAAGGCGGTGCTGTCGGGTTATTTCGGCAATGCGGCGCAGGCGCGCTCCGTGGCCCGGCTGGTTCGGGCGCTGAGGGAAAAGAACCCCGATCTCTTTTATGCCTGCGACCCGGTCATCGGCGATGCTGGCGGTCTCTATGTGCCCGAGGCGACGGCGGAAGCGATCCGCGATCAGCTGATCCCGCTGGCGTCATTGGCGACGCCGAACCGCTACGAGCTTGCCTGGCTTGCCGGAGCGCCGCTGGAGGACAATAATGCCGTCATGGAGGCAGCCCTGGCGCTGGGACCGTCGCGCATGCTGGTGACCTCGGCTGTGCCGATGATGGCCGGCGGCATCGGTAATCTCTATCTCAGCGGCCGAAACGCGCTGCTTGCCGAACATCGCAGCATCGACAATGCCCCGAACGGGCTCGGCGATCTGCTTTCGGCCCTATTCCTGTCACGGCTCCTGTCCGGCATGGACGAGGAGCGAGCCCTGCAAATGACCACGGCGAGCGTCTACGAGGTACTGGCAAGGGCGGTGAAGCGCGGCAGCGACGAGCTGACGCTAGCGGCGGATGCCTCCAGCCTGTCGACGCCGATGGCGATGGTGCAGATGCGCCGGCTGATGCATCCGGCGCAGCGCAAGAGGTAG
- a CDS encoding NAD-glutamate dehydrogenase — protein sequence MASRTNPKREKQIEAARKIAAATGETHLDPEILFGRASNDDMERYSPEMLALAAVHAAKELAAWSGTSPRVSIEQVTDIDPDGVPVSILSITDHNMPFLYESVMGEVTSSYRDLHMAVHPILIIEHGKQPSLYSADHPSDPAHRVSHIQLHLAPLTAAQAADLIKRVQTVLDQTHLTVSDWKSMQTRLDTVISELSIHEATGRRKADRDEALAFLSWLRDGNFTFLGMREYVYSGKGTNAKVERDRGTGLGILSNPDVLVLRQGKDAVTTTPEILAFLNGPDFLIVTKANVKSIVHRRAYMDYVGVKRFDADGNVTGELRIVGLFTSTAYTSAAVDVPLLRSKVQKVKDHFGFDPASHSGRLLENTLESYPRDDLFQIDTALLASFAEQINDLTDRPHVRALPRIDHFDRFVSVIVYVPREEYDSLVREKIGNYLKTVYDGRVSAYYPAFPEGGVARVHFIIGRSGGKTPHIPQAKLEEAIRAITARWDDRFVMLAGPKAPRISVSQAFQEAFTPEDAVTDLPDITATAGVEPIRIAFYSRKDDGGDILSLKIFHGDGNLALSRRVPLLENLGFNVISERTFDIYVTGKDGEPGHVVLHDMELEARSGTAIDLARHGAALEEAFLAAFGGTIDNDSFNRLIVSADLSARETNVLRAYSRYLRQAGIAYSQDYIAATLDKYPRIAAAIFRLFYDTLDPKLSEKNRTKKLSELHATIETELADVPSLDDDRILRRYVNAIDATLRTNYFQKNADGTPKAMLAFKLDPKLLDGLPEPRPFREIFVYGVEVEGVHLRFGKVARGGLRWSDRAEDYRTEVLGLVKAQQVKNAVIVPVGAKGGFYPKKLPVGGTRDETFNAGREAYKTYIRTLLSITDNISGADIIAPLDTVRLDGDDPYFVVAADKGTATFSDTANALAQEAGFWLDDAFASGGSAGYDHKKMGITARGAWETVKRHFREMDIDIQTTPFTVVGVGDMSGDVFGNGMLLSPKIRLIAAFDHRDIVIDPDPDMEKTLAERQRLFDLPRSSWQDFDKSVLSKGAMIISRSAKSVTLTPETKAAIGIDKTVATPFEIITAILKAPVDLLWFGGIGTYVKAPVETDSDVGDRANDPIRITAEEVRAKVIGEGANLGVTQKGRIAYGLKGGRCNSDAIDNSAGVNTSDVEVNIKIALASAMHDGRLTRAKRDTLLASMTDEVGTLVLRNNYLQSLAISLTERKGTGNALELSRFMSVLEAAKQLNRKVETLPDDQTFTERYANGRPLTRAEIGVLLSYAKIVLFDALAASDLPDDPYFAATLSHYFPGKMQRSNAGDITGHRLKREIVATVLANEVINRGGPGFAVSMMDATAASAAEVVKAAVLARDGFDLDRLWDETDALDGKVAGQMQNRVYGEITDVYTALTRLLLKTGAAKGNIEETISRLQAALKKLRPLFLSHIPADFAAEIAARQTDYQAAGLPEKLAGEIAMIYALVLVPEIMQIAERTGDTLNRAAESYFTVSQTFRVGRLLLAGSRILTGDHYESLALARSLDQIAGARRDIVISALSNHPKDKQPIQAWHAEDRIRINRIAEELASLSESGDPNLARITVAAGLLTDLAHDRAR from the coding sequence ATGGCGTCGAGGACCAATCCGAAACGGGAAAAACAGATTGAGGCGGCGCGAAAGATCGCTGCCGCGACCGGAGAGACACATCTCGATCCGGAGATCCTGTTCGGCCGGGCAAGCAATGACGACATGGAACGCTACAGCCCGGAAATGCTTGCCCTTGCTGCGGTGCACGCCGCCAAGGAGCTGGCGGCCTGGAGCGGTACGTCTCCTCGTGTTTCAATCGAGCAGGTGACCGATATCGATCCTGATGGCGTACCCGTCTCGATCCTGTCGATCACCGACCACAACATGCCCTTCCTCTACGAATCGGTCATGGGCGAGGTGACAAGCAGCTACCGTGACCTCCATATGGCCGTGCACCCGATCCTGATCATCGAGCATGGCAAGCAGCCGAGCCTTTATTCCGCCGATCATCCGAGCGATCCGGCCCATCGCGTCAGCCACATCCAATTGCATCTGGCGCCGCTGACCGCAGCGCAAGCAGCCGACCTGATCAAGCGCGTGCAGACCGTGCTCGACCAGACGCATCTGACCGTTTCCGACTGGAAGTCGATGCAGACGCGGCTCGATACCGTGATATCGGAACTTTCCATCCACGAAGCGACCGGGCGCCGCAAGGCTGACCGCGACGAAGCGCTGGCCTTCCTCTCCTGGCTGCGCGACGGCAACTTCACCTTCCTCGGCATGCGCGAATACGTCTATTCCGGAAAAGGCACCAACGCCAAGGTGGAGCGCGATCGCGGCACCGGCCTCGGCATCCTCTCCAATCCGGATGTCCTCGTTCTCCGCCAGGGCAAGGACGCCGTCACCACCACGCCGGAGATCCTTGCCTTCCTCAACGGGCCGGATTTCCTGATCGTCACCAAGGCCAACGTCAAGTCGATCGTCCACCGCCGCGCCTATATGGACTATGTCGGCGTCAAGCGCTTCGATGCAGACGGCAACGTCACCGGTGAACTGCGCATCGTCGGCCTCTTCACCTCGACCGCCTATACCAGCGCCGCCGTCGACGTGCCACTGCTGCGCTCGAAGGTACAGAAGGTCAAGGATCACTTCGGCTTCGATCCAGCCAGCCATTCCGGCCGCCTGCTGGAGAACACGCTGGAATCCTATCCCCGCGACGATCTCTTCCAGATCGACACGGCACTGCTGGCAAGCTTCGCGGAACAGATCAACGACCTGACCGACCGGCCGCACGTCCGCGCGCTGCCCCGCATCGATCATTTCGACCGCTTCGTCTCGGTCATCGTCTATGTTCCGCGCGAGGAATACGACTCGCTCGTGCGCGAGAAGATCGGAAACTATCTGAAAACGGTCTATGACGGCCGCGTTTCCGCCTATTATCCGGCTTTCCCGGAAGGCGGCGTGGCGCGCGTGCATTTCATCATCGGCCGCAGCGGCGGCAAGACGCCGCATATTCCCCAAGCCAAGCTCGAAGAGGCGATCCGCGCCATCACCGCCCGCTGGGACGATCGTTTCGTCATGCTGGCCGGGCCGAAAGCGCCGCGTATCTCCGTCAGCCAGGCTTTCCAGGAAGCCTTCACGCCGGAAGATGCCGTCACCGACCTGCCGGATATCACCGCCACCGCCGGCGTTGAGCCGATCCGCATCGCCTTCTACAGCCGCAAGGATGACGGCGGCGATATCCTGTCGCTGAAGATCTTTCATGGCGACGGCAATCTGGCGCTATCGCGACGCGTGCCGCTGCTCGAAAATCTCGGCTTCAACGTCATCAGCGAGCGGACCTTCGACATCTATGTCACGGGCAAGGACGGCGAGCCCGGCCATGTGGTCCTCCACGACATGGAGCTGGAGGCCCGCAGCGGCACGGCGATCGATCTCGCCCGTCACGGCGCAGCCCTTGAGGAAGCCTTCCTCGCCGCCTTCGGTGGCACGATCGACAATGACAGCTTCAACCGGCTGATCGTCTCCGCCGATCTTTCCGCTCGCGAAACCAATGTGCTTCGCGCCTATTCCCGCTATCTCCGCCAGGCCGGCATCGCCTATTCGCAGGACTATATCGCCGCGACGCTGGATAAATATCCGCGCATCGCCGCCGCAATCTTCCGGCTGTTCTACGACACGCTCGATCCCAAGCTCAGCGAGAAGAACCGCACGAAGAAGCTTTCCGAGCTGCATGCGACCATCGAAACCGAACTCGCCGATGTTCCAAGCCTCGACGACGACCGCATTCTCCGACGCTACGTCAACGCCATCGACGCAACGCTGCGCACCAACTATTTCCAGAAAAACGCCGACGGCACGCCGAAGGCGATGCTTGCCTTCAAGCTCGACCCGAAACTGCTGGACGGCCTGCCGGAACCGCGGCCCTTCCGCGAAATCTTCGTCTACGGCGTCGAAGTGGAAGGCGTGCACCTGCGCTTCGGCAAGGTGGCGCGCGGCGGTCTGCGCTGGTCGGACCGTGCCGAGGATTACCGCACCGAAGTGCTCGGCCTCGTCAAGGCGCAGCAGGTGAAGAACGCCGTCATCGTGCCTGTTGGAGCCAAGGGCGGCTTCTATCCGAAGAAACTGCCGGTTGGCGGCACCCGTGACGAGACCTTCAATGCCGGCCGCGAGGCCTACAAGACCTACATCCGCACGCTGCTGTCGATCACTGACAACATCTCCGGCGCCGATATCATCGCGCCCTTGGATACCGTGCGGCTGGATGGTGACGACCCCTATTTCGTCGTTGCCGCCGACAAGGGCACAGCAACCTTCTCCGACACCGCCAATGCGCTGGCGCAGGAAGCCGGCTTCTGGCTGGACGACGCCTTCGCCTCCGGCGGCTCGGCCGGCTACGACCACAAGAAGATGGGCATTACCGCCCGTGGTGCCTGGGAAACCGTCAAGCGGCACTTCCGCGAAATGGACATCGACATCCAGACGACCCCCTTCACGGTTGTCGGTGTCGGCGACATGTCCGGCGACGTCTTCGGCAATGGTATGCTTTTGTCGCCGAAGATCCGCCTCATCGCCGCCTTCGACCATCGCGACATCGTCATCGATCCCGATCCGGACATGGAAAAGACGCTCGCCGAACGGCAACGTCTCTTCGACCTGCCGCGCTCGAGCTGGCAGGATTTCGACAAGTCCGTCCTGTCGAAGGGCGCGATGATTATCTCGCGCTCGGCGAAATCGGTGACGCTGACGCCGGAAACCAAGGCCGCGATCGGCATCGACAAGACGGTGGCAACGCCGTTCGAAATCATCACCGCGATCCTGAAGGCCCCGGTTGACCTGCTCTGGTTCGGCGGCATCGGCACCTATGTAAAGGCTCCGGTCGAAACGGATTCGGATGTCGGCGACCGCGCCAACGACCCGATCCGCATCACGGCGGAAGAGGTTCGCGCCAAGGTGATCGGCGAGGGCGCCAATCTCGGCGTCACCCAGAAGGGCCGCATCGCCTATGGTCTCAAGGGCGGACGCTGCAACTCGGACGCCATCGACAACTCGGCCGGCGTCAACACCTCCGACGTCGAGGTCAACATCAAGATCGCGCTGGCATCTGCCATGCATGACGGCCGCCTGACGCGGGCGAAACGCGATACACTGCTCGCGTCGATGACCGACGAAGTAGGCACCTTGGTGCTGCGCAACAACTACCTGCAATCGCTGGCAATCTCGCTGACGGAACGCAAGGGCACCGGCAACGCCCTAGAGCTCAGCCGCTTCATGAGCGTGCTGGAAGCAGCCAAGCAGCTCAACCGCAAGGTCGAGACCCTGCCGGACGACCAGACCTTCACTGAGCGCTACGCCAATGGCCGGCCGCTGACGCGCGCTGAAATCGGGGTTCTGCTCTCCTATGCCAAGATCGTCCTTTTCGACGCGCTGGCGGCAAGCGACCTGCCGGACGATCCCTATTTTGCCGCGACGCTCAGCCACTATTTCCCGGGGAAGATGCAGCGCTCGAATGCCGGAGATATCACCGGCCACCGGCTGAAGCGTGAAATCGTCGCGACCGTATTGGCGAACGAAGTCATCAACCGTGGCGGACCGGGCTTTGCCGTCAGCATGATGGATGCGACGGCAGCGTCTGCCGCCGAAGTGGTCAAGGCTGCGGTGCTTGCCCGCGACGGCTTCGATCTCGACCGGCTCTGGGACGAAACCGATGCGCTTGATGGCAAGGTCGCCGGACAGATGCAGAACCGTGTCTACGGCGAAATCACCGATGTCTATACGGCGCTCACCCGCCTGCTGCTGAAAACCGGCGCGGCCAAGGGCAATATCGAGGAAACCATCAGCCGGCTCCAGGCGGCCCTGAAAAAGCTGCGGCCGCTCTTCCTCAGCCATATCCCGGCCGATTTCGCCGCCGAGATCGCCGCCCGCCAGACGGACTATCAAGCCGCCGGCCTGCCGGAAAAACTCGCCGGCGAGATCGCCATGATCTACGCGCTCGTCCTCGTGCCGGAGATCATGCAGATCGCCGAGCGCACCGGCGATACCCTCAACCGCGCCGCCGAAAGCTACTTCACCGTGTCGCAGACCTTCCGTGTCGGCCGCCTGCTGCTGGCCGGCAGCCGCATCCTCACCGGCGATCACTATGAGAGCCTGGCGCTTGCGCGCAGCCTCGACCAGATCGCCGGTGCCCGCCGCGATATCGTCATTTCGGCGCTGTCGAACCATCCGAAGGACAAACAGCCGATCCAGGCATGGCATGCGGAGGACCGTATCCGCATCAACCGCATTGCCGAAGAACTGGCCAGCCTCAGCGAAAGCGGTGATCCAAACCTGGCGCGCATCACGGTTGCTGCAGGCCTTCTGACCGACCTTGCGCATGATCGAGCGAGGTGA
- a CDS encoding MFS transporter, whose product MVTTEIRDEAPAKVPARGIWGWMFFDWAAQPFFTVVTTFIFGPYFVARLTADPVAAQTTWSNMATISSVIIAVLSPVLGSIADQSGRRKPWIAFFAVIKIASLFCLWSAAPGSPIIYPVIFMILASISAEFSIVFNDSMMPRLVSKDDVGRVSNAAWGLGYLGGMIVLIAVVALLAGNPQTGKTILGLTPLFGLDAALGEDARITGPIAAVWYFLFILPMFFFTPDAARGLPLAAAVRSGLRELKATLSELKRRRGISLFLIARMIYQDGVNGLLILGGTFAAGMFGWATIEIGIYGIILNIVAIFGCFIAGYVDRWLGSKITVVISLALLLVATFGIVSTGPGFTLFGLVPLSTVDSGGLFGTAAEKAYIGYGLLIGIAFGPVQASSRSFLARSVSVAEAGRYFGIYALSGRATSFMATLFFSLMTYWSGSARFGMATLVIFLAGGLLLLLRTPYPADRAK is encoded by the coding sequence TTGGTGACCACCGAGATAAGGGACGAAGCGCCGGCAAAAGTGCCGGCGCGGGGCATCTGGGGATGGATGTTCTTCGACTGGGCAGCGCAACCCTTCTTCACCGTCGTCACCACCTTCATCTTCGGTCCTTATTTCGTGGCACGGCTGACCGCCGATCCGGTTGCCGCGCAGACGACGTGGAGCAATATGGCGACGATCTCCTCGGTGATCATCGCCGTGCTATCGCCCGTCCTCGGCTCGATCGCGGATCAATCCGGCAGGCGCAAACCGTGGATCGCCTTCTTTGCCGTCATCAAGATCGCCAGCCTCTTCTGCCTCTGGAGTGCCGCTCCGGGCTCGCCAATCATCTATCCCGTCATCTTCATGATCCTCGCCTCGATCTCGGCGGAGTTTTCGATCGTTTTCAACGATTCGATGATGCCCCGGCTTGTCAGCAAGGACGATGTCGGCCGCGTGTCGAATGCCGCCTGGGGGCTCGGCTATCTCGGCGGCATGATCGTGCTGATCGCGGTCGTGGCGCTTCTGGCCGGCAATCCGCAAACCGGCAAGACCATTCTCGGCCTGACACCACTCTTCGGCCTCGACGCAGCACTCGGCGAGGATGCACGCATCACCGGGCCGATCGCCGCCGTCTGGTATTTCCTCTTCATCCTGCCGATGTTCTTCTTCACGCCGGATGCCGCGCGCGGCCTGCCGCTCGCCGCCGCGGTTCGCTCCGGCCTGCGCGAACTGAAAGCGACGCTCAGTGAGTTGAAGCGCCGACGAGGCATCAGCCTCTTTCTGATTGCCCGCATGATCTACCAGGACGGCGTCAACGGCCTGCTGATCCTTGGCGGCACCTTCGCCGCCGGAATGTTCGGCTGGGCGACCATCGAGATCGGCATCTACGGCATCATCCTCAACATCGTCGCCATTTTCGGCTGCTTCATCGCCGGCTATGTCGACCGCTGGCTGGGCTCGAAGATAACCGTCGTCATCAGCCTCGCCCTGCTGCTCGTCGCAACGTTCGGCATCGTCTCCACAGGACCAGGCTTCACGCTCTTCGGCCTTGTGCCGCTTTCCACCGTGGATTCCGGCGGCTTGTTCGGGACGGCGGCGGAGAAGGCCTATATCGGCTACGGCCTGCTGATCGGCATCGCCTTCGGCCCGGTGCAAGCCTCCTCGCGCTCCTTTCTCGCCCGCAGCGTCAGCGTTGCCGAAGCCGGCCGCTATTTCGGCATCTATGCGCTCTCCGGCCGCGCCACCAGCTTCATGGCAACGCTATTCTTCTCGCTAATGACCTATTGGAGCGGGTCGGCTCGTTTCGGCATGGCGACACTGGTCATCTTCCTCGCCGGCGGCCTGCTGCTTCTGCTGCGGACACCCTATCCCGCCGATAGGGCTAAATAG